A region of Subdoligranulum variabile DNA encodes the following proteins:
- the bsh gene encoding choloylglycine hydrolase, which produces MCTSVAFWDRGLYGRNLDLEYHFGEQVVITPRDHEFTFHHREPLSHHYGMIGMASVARDTPLYAEAVNEKGLYMAGLYFPGNAVYFEEPDPALLNLAPYELIPLVLGSCATAAEARTLLATVRLAAIPFAPGFPLAALHWQVAGPDGGFVMEPLADGLHFYDDAAGVLTNNPPYPHQVMNLNNYRHLSPRTPENTFAPALDLAVYGQGLGALGLPGDASPMSRFVKAAFLRHHAAFPEDRAGQVSQFFHILDAVSMVRGSVVTPEGRCDETTYACCCDGQEGVYYYHTYDSGCLHAVRMTEDALTGDGLRVFPLADKPQFVWDN; this is translated from the coding sequence ATGTGTACCAGCGTTGCGTTTTGGGATCGCGGGCTGTACGGCCGCAATCTGGATCTGGAGTACCATTTCGGGGAGCAGGTGGTCATCACGCCCCGGGACCACGAATTCACCTTTCATCACCGGGAGCCGCTGTCCCATCATTACGGGATGATCGGCATGGCCAGCGTAGCCCGGGACACCCCGCTCTACGCCGAGGCGGTGAATGAGAAGGGACTGTATATGGCGGGGCTGTATTTTCCCGGCAACGCCGTCTATTTTGAGGAGCCCGACCCTGCCCTGCTGAACCTGGCGCCCTACGAGCTGATCCCCCTGGTGCTGGGCAGCTGTGCCACAGCGGCCGAGGCCCGAACGCTGCTGGCCACCGTGCGGCTGGCAGCCATTCCCTTTGCGCCGGGGTTCCCCCTGGCGGCGCTGCACTGGCAGGTGGCGGGCCCCGACGGCGGTTTTGTGATGGAACCCCTGGCGGACGGGCTGCACTTTTACGACGACGCCGCGGGCGTGCTGACCAACAATCCGCCTTACCCCCACCAGGTCATGAATCTGAACAACTACCGGCATCTTTCCCCCCGCACGCCGGAGAACACCTTTGCCCCCGCCCTGGATCTGGCGGTCTACGGCCAGGGGCTGGGCGCCCTGGGACTGCCGGGGGACGCCTCCCCCATGTCCCGGTTTGTGAAGGCGGCGTTCCTGCGCCACCATGCAGCGTTCCCCGAGGACCGGGCCGGGCAGGTGAGCCAGTTTTTCCACATTCTGGATGCCGTTTCCATGGTGCGGGGCAGCGTGGTGACCCCCGAGGGCCGCTGTGATGAGACCACCTACGCCTGCTGCTGTGACGGGCAGGAGGGCGTCTACTACTACCACACCTACGACAGCGGCTGCCTCCACGCCGTGCGGATGACCGAGGACGCCCTGACCGGCGACGGTCTGCGGGTGTTCCCCCTGGCGGACAAGCCTCAATTTGTGTGGGACAACTGA
- a CDS encoding permease translates to MNLWLFFQNQVLGMQWLNALVGKLLTAVGLDTASRLGGSVQFFLYDTIKITVLLLVLIFAISWVQSYFPPERSRRIMGRFHGMGANTVAALLGTVTPFCSCSSIPIFIGFTGAGLPLGVTFSFLISSPMVDLGSLVLLTGVFGIKVAAAYVVLGLVVAVAGGTLIESLHMEKYLEPLAHAGGGVDLDAPTLTTADRLQYAKGQALSTYRKVLPYLLVGVGVGAVIHNWIPQAWVETVLGSGNPFGVLAAVIVGVPMYADIFGTIPVAEALLAKGAQLGTVLSFMMAVTTLSLPSLILLRKVVKPKLLALFIAICVVGIVIVGYLFNALQFVLI, encoded by the coding sequence ATGAATCTCTGGCTGTTTTTCCAAAATCAGGTGCTGGGCATGCAGTGGCTCAACGCCCTGGTGGGCAAACTGCTCACCGCTGTGGGACTGGACACCGCCTCCCGGCTGGGCGGCAGCGTGCAGTTCTTTCTCTATGACACCATCAAGATCACCGTCCTGCTGCTGGTGCTGATCTTCGCCATCTCCTGGGTGCAGAGCTACTTCCCGCCGGAGCGCAGCCGCCGCATCATGGGGCGGTTCCACGGGATGGGGGCCAACACGGTGGCGGCCCTCCTGGGCACCGTCACGCCCTTCTGCTCCTGCTCCTCCATCCCCATCTTCATCGGCTTCACCGGGGCGGGGCTGCCCCTGGGCGTCACCTTCTCCTTCCTGATCTCCTCCCCCATGGTGGATCTGGGCAGCCTGGTGCTGCTCACCGGTGTTTTCGGCATCAAAGTGGCCGCCGCCTATGTGGTGCTGGGTCTGGTGGTAGCGGTGGCCGGCGGCACCCTCATCGAATCCCTGCATATGGAAAAATACCTGGAACCCCTGGCCCATGCGGGCGGCGGTGTGGACCTGGATGCCCCCACTCTGACCACGGCGGACCGGCTGCAGTATGCCAAGGGCCAGGCGCTGTCCACCTACCGCAAGGTGCTGCCCTATCTGCTGGTGGGCGTGGGTGTGGGAGCCGTCATCCACAACTGGATCCCCCAGGCCTGGGTGGAAACGGTGCTGGGCTCCGGCAATCCCTTCGGCGTGCTGGCGGCGGTCATCGTGGGCGTGCCCATGTACGCCGACATCTTCGGCACCATCCCGGTGGCCGAGGCGCTGTTGGCCAAGGGCGCCCAGCTGGGCACCGTCCTCTCCTTCATGATGGCGGTCACCACCCTGTCGCTGCCGTCGCTGATTCTGCTGCGTAAAGTTGTCAAACCCAAGCTGCTGGCGCTGTTTATCGCCATCTGCGTGGTGGGTATAGTCATCGTGGGGTATCTTTTCAACGCCCTGCAATTTGTTCTGATCTGA
- a CDS encoding arsenate reductase ArsC, translating to MSGKPKVAFVCVHNSCRSQIAEALGRLLASDTFESYSAGTETKPAINPDAVRLVKARYGVDMAATQRSKLLEELPPVDIVITMGCNVQCPVLSCTRREDWGLPDPTGQDDGAFTAVIDEIERRVLRLRAELRAAD from the coding sequence ATGAGCGGCAAACCGAAAGTGGCCTTTGTCTGCGTGCACAATTCCTGCCGCAGCCAGATCGCCGAAGCCCTGGGCCGCCTGCTGGCATCCGACACCTTTGAGAGCTACTCTGCCGGCACCGAGACCAAGCCCGCCATCAACCCTGACGCCGTGCGGCTGGTGAAGGCCCGGTACGGCGTGGATATGGCGGCCACCCAGCGCAGCAAGCTGCTGGAGGAATTGCCGCCGGTGGACATTGTCATCACCATGGGCTGCAACGTGCAGTGTCCCGTGCTGTCCTGCACCCGGCGGGAGGATTGGGGCCTGCCCGATCCCACCGGCCAGGACGACGGGGCGTTTACCGCCGTCATCGACGAGATCGAACGCCGGGTACTCCGGCTGCGGGCGGAACTGCGCGCCGCCGATTGA
- a CDS encoding thioredoxin family protein, translating to MKLFGKKESVQTETGNEDVKVLGGGCANCRALEASAKAALAELGLPQEVGHITDFSQIAACGVLHTPALMVDGKVVASGRVLSKEEAKALIEKARNQA from the coding sequence ATGAAACTGTTTGGCAAAAAAGAATCCGTACAAACCGAAACCGGCAACGAGGACGTCAAGGTCCTGGGAGGCGGCTGCGCCAACTGCCGCGCGCTGGAAGCCTCGGCCAAGGCGGCGCTGGCAGAACTGGGCCTGCCCCAGGAAGTGGGTCATATCACCGATTTCAGCCAGATCGCGGCCTGCGGCGTGCTGCACACCCCGGCCCTGATGGTGGACGGCAAGGTGGTGGCCAGCGGCCGGGTGCTGTCCAAGGAGGAAGCCAAGGCCCTGATCGAGAAAGCGCGGAACCAGGCATGA
- a CDS encoding ArsR/SmtB family transcription factor, whose translation MDSYEQDAKIFKALCDPRRLAILEQLRSGEKCACKLQEPLALTQSGLSYHMKILCESGLVLARQEGKWTHYRLSADGQARAVQRLLALTTPNAEAPACGCCGQ comes from the coding sequence ATGGATTCCTACGAGCAGGACGCCAAAATCTTCAAGGCGCTGTGCGACCCCAGGCGGCTGGCCATCCTGGAGCAGCTGCGCAGCGGCGAGAAGTGCGCCTGCAAATTGCAGGAACCCCTGGCGCTGACCCAGTCGGGGCTTTCCTACCACATGAAGATCCTCTGCGAATCGGGGCTGGTGCTGGCCCGGCAGGAGGGCAAATGGACCCACTACCGCCTGAGCGCCGACGGCCAGGCCCGCGCCGTACAGCGTCTGCTGGCCCTGACCACCCCCAACGCCGAGGCGCCCGCCTGCGGCTGCTGCGGGCAGTGA